One Parasteatoda tepidariorum isolate YZ-2023 chromosome 1, CAS_Ptep_4.0, whole genome shotgun sequence genomic window, AGAATACGTCGAGGCAAACGGAAGAAAGgttattatatttagaatttgataattaaattttactttaacgattacaataattaattatttattagttttactaATCATGGACTAATTCATTTAAGCGTATAATCTATGTTAACTAATTGGTGATGTATTAAACAGTTGTGATTAATTTCAATTGCTAAATGATCATTAATGAAATATggatattttgaattacatcTTTCATTATTGTGAATCTgtcaaattaaagttttaagaacTTATTGACTGTTACGAAATTGTTTGTCGTATTCTAGTTTTTGAAGACtcattatgcaaaaattatattttgattttttaaacttgaagtcTGAAAATTCTGGAGTTATTTTCGTAATTCACCATTAATTTCAGTTTCTAATTATTCTTCTACTTCCATCtggaattttaaattcctatattttagcattttttccaggttttatttaatcattgaatttgcaattctgataaaaatgtgATACATTTGGTTGGTAggctgataaaaaattaattctgttataatttgttaaaaatctgataaataaaagaccttaaaatgtgaataatttttaagatttagtagtgtgtaaataaaagtttttttttgttgctctcttatctaaactaattaaacaataaGTATTATTCTTAAACagttacatttagtttttaagttaatcAGAATTATTAATACCTTTCTGAATTATGGCTGAATTTTCTAGGCGAACCTCTGACTACTCATTTGACTCATTGACTCAATTATTCTTTCCGAAATaacattcaattataaaaaaaaagtgcttttacaCCATTGTTCTTAAAAGCTGTTAGAAATAACATTCAATTATTCTTCAGAAATAACATTCAATTATCATGAAAAAGGGGTGTCTTTACTCTTTTGTTCTGAAAAGCTCTTTGAAATTACCATATATAGTCTTATTTATCTACCCCTAAAAGGATTTATGGGCTGAATCTGCATCATCACCTTTATTAATTCACATCTTATTACATCCACATTTATCTGCAATCTCACTGCAGTCTCACCTCAGCCAaagattattattgtaaaaattcagcTTAATATAGCAAAGTTTGCAAATATAAGGTGCACAAAAATTATACtcgaagttttaaatttaagttaaattttatgcaaggatactaaaaaaataagaacaaatccCTATGCAGATAAACCTGTAATTTTAAACCggtaacagagaaaaaaaaaatcctaatgtTTTGTGATTTGaggtattttcttaatttagctCTTTAATGGTTATTGTAAACAAGTTTGTTTAGAGATGTTTTATAaagtagtttaattaattttttccgatTTGTTGgtttacttcttaaaaataaaactgatgaaaaataattgcagaTGCTCATCTTTAGCACCCGTTGCTGTGATGGATGGTGTTACTGGTCTTACCTTTATATtgtaaagttgaaaataaaaatgttatgtacTGCATAAGTTTGCACATTATTGTCAAAAGTTTGTGATATATGCTGTGTGTAGAgctaacttaaattaataatatcgaCCATTGCAGATCTTTACAAGATTTTTCTCTAACTCTGTAGTGAAGCAAAAGTTGATGTAGAGAAAGTCATTTTAGTTTAGGTTTGCATAATTCTGTgcaatgatttttcttctttctattaTGCAGAATATTGAGACATTCAGAAAATCTATACAAATTTTGACTTATTTGtgtatgataataattttttttatttaaaaatttatcaaagttatttaattttaagaggaaatttgtataaaaaatgctattttattagttttgaatacttattttagtttttaatttcagatgGTGATAAATTATCAAGTCGAACACCTAGCATAGGCAGAATCACTGGCAGTGCCAGTATCGAGACTTTAGTTCGCGTTggaatagaaaaagaaaatggtttGTCACCAGATTCCAAAATGATTGTATTGCATGATTTTACTCCCTGTGTCGATGATGAACTTGAAGTTAAAAGGGGTCAAAGTGTAAATATGTTATATCAAGAAAATGACTGGGTATATGTAATTGCTGAGAGTGGCCAGGAAGGTTTTATTCCTCACTCGTACTGTGCATCTTACGGCTCCCATTTTGCTGAACTTGCAATGaacattaaacataaaaaactcCCGAGGAATGAGAGAGACCAAGAACTTGATCAAAATTCATCTAGAGGAACTCAAAGTGCTGATAGTGGGCAACATTCTGATGTTGAGAGCTACGGTGTTGTTCCAGAAACAAGCTCTAACAATAATGTAATggctttaaatcaaaataatcctAGCTCATCTTCTCAAAGCTCTATCCCAGATGTCcatccattttttaaagatcCCGCGGGTCGATACATTGTTCTGTATACTTTCATTGCTCGAGATGAAAATGATGTGAGTGTAGAGAGAGGAGAATTTGTTACAGTTTTGAATAGAGAAGATCATGATTGGTTTTGGATTGTGAGGTCAGATGGTCAAGAAGGATTTGTACCTAGTGCCTTTGTATACCCAGCTGACGTAATTCaaggtaatatattttttataaggtttttaaattaattagaaatcagatatttttcagtttaggCAAGTGAATACTTAACAAATTGTTCTATTTATTCCTTAGAATTTCATCAATAAAGGAATAGTTTTATCAGGAAACTTATTAccttaaatttcattaacattaaaaaaaaagaaaaaagaaagaaatctgcattttattgttcatttaacattttaattgttcaaCTATTACTTTTTCAGCTATAaccattcttttattttgcatgcAGCTTAATAAGCTTGGAAAATGGTTGTagtactgtttttaaaatttgagtttattatGTTACTAACAGGGCCAGATTACCTATTAGGCCAGACTAGGCCATGACCTGAggcccccaatgattaggggcccgcttaaaaaattttttttgataataaatttaacaaaaattaagaaaagcaatgattttttaaaacgaaaatcaatttcaaatatatattaataaaatacgataatttttttagttctaatttaacaaaataaagtaaaatttaatttattattatttatttttattttaaatttgctttcttaaatgaaaagatatatacatacttttatatttgaataaataaaaaatatacaagataaaaaatttaatctaagggccccaaaaatttaaatggccTAGGCCCCGCTTGAGCTTAATCCGGCCCTGTTACTAAATAAGGGAGAGGGTTGGTGGATGAAGTATATTCAGCTGATATAGAAgaggatttaatttttgcttaaaacgatctgttttaaaattactagagATGTAACTAATTTTCGACCCTTTTGCCGATTATTCGGTTGGGCGAATACTTGGCCACGTATTTAGCAaagtattatttagaaaaatatttttcgacaaagttttttttctggaaattctcatagatttaataaagaataaattatgaaatcatattttgaactattcattattagaaattgtttttacatgTATTTGTTAAATTCTAGTTAAGTTAACTAGTTAATTTATGTTCTGATAGGCAGATGGAAAagtgaaatttgaataattgaaattagaTTACTTTGTACGGAATCAATGAGTTTTTTaatgctgattttttaaaaaaaattgtatttagtcaagtttattttgtctttttttaacactttatattttaaaagtttagatcttttttttgtctaattgttacatttttgcttgtttttctgTATTAACTACAACACCACATTTTAACAGAGCATTTCTAAtaaacttaattcttttattgttacttttttcttgCATGGTAAGACAGACAGTGTTGTTTCTTTTAGActtgaaattttgctttttcttcaaaatacggtaattgaaaaatttagaggtttagctttaaaattttctttcaaaaattaagattgattattttttctgttttgcttttgtatataatctttttttgtggaattttttatgatagcgctgcatttttaaaagagtttctgATTTGTTCCGATTCTCATTCTGAAGAGTTctgatagtttttttctttcaaaaatgtatggatatttttttctgaaaaatatttttatcattaaaattttattttagaatttagatgttttttttttatttctatttttcttcaactttagctttttttaatggctgttagttttttaaaatttatattaaatatttttaattatcttaatatctaattatcttaaacattttcattaaagtttttttccctttatccCCATACCAATAATGCAGCTAAGttgtgattatttttcatttgtgaaacttatttatttgtaaaaagtaatatacgagggttgctatttatatttctggcctgataatgaaataacaaatatgtaggattgAAAtgggttttattgtttttcaaaatattctccatgatgatcaatacacttttgcatgcgtttgaaccaattttcaaagcactttttccagtccgattgaggtaactccaaaacatgcgttttgaatgcatcaaccgcttcttcgggggtcgaaaatcgttgtccacgtaatttatttttgatgtgtgggaataagaagaagtcattgggtgccaaatcagggctgtacggcggatgacccatcagttcgatctttcgctccgtcagaaatgcctttgtttgagtcgatgtgtgagagctcgcattgtcatgatgaagaatgattcgcctgttcttctgcttttttcgaatttctccgatgacttctggcaaacaaatggtcgtgtaccattcagaattgaccgtcctgcgttgctctaacgccactgttgccacatgaccgttaatgccgaagaaacaggcaatcatttgtttcgatgtgcttcttcctcgaacaacttttgttggttttgcctcgtcttggaagacccatacagttgattgctgttttgtttccggctcatatgcatagatccatgattcgtcacctgtgtagatgttatacacagcctttgatgtaccttgaacgtatttttccaacatttccttgcaccaatcgacacgagcctttttttgagcgtttgtcagattatgcgggatccaacgcgaacaaattttttttacgctcaaatgttcatgcaatattttattgatgctagtcatactaatgtccaaagacgcctctatctcacggtatgtcacatgacgatcttgctttatcagttcacgcacagcatcgatcttttctggcacaacaacggattttggacgacctgcacgggattcgtcctggatcgaacatcgaccacgattaaattcgttataccaattttttacagtgctgtaggatggcgctttatcgctgaataaagaattaagttcatcgaagcactcttgtcttgacaatccacgtcgaaagttatgaaaaataatggcacgaaaatgttcacgattcaattccattttttgaaagagaagaacttttcaatttactgtcaacaacacaaatgaagctataatggtaaatcgtctgctgaatttatgtttaaaaatatcaaactttcgattaaaatcgtctgcggtcgcctagcaacacttactgttgccaaggccagaaatataagtAGCAACCCtcatatattaatgattttttttttaagaattaagtttGCCATTCTGCCCTTAATTTTGGCTGATCAGTATTTGGCTATTTGGCCAAATCACTATTTGTTACATCCATAACAAATTTCC contains:
- the LOC107448019 gene encoding SH3 domain-containing protein Dlish, whose protein sequence is MAFLCPVRIRRGKRKKDGDKLSSRTPSIGRITGSASIETLVRVGIEKENGLSPDSKMIVLHDFTPCVDDELEVKRGQSVNMLYQENDWVYVIAESGQEGFIPHSYCASYGSHFAELAMNIKHKKLPRNERDQELDQNSSRGTQSADSGQHSDVESYGVVPETSSNNNVMALNQNNPSSSSQSSIPDVHPFFKDPAGRYIVLYTFIARDENDVSVERGEFVTVLNREDHDWFWIVRSDGQEGFVPSAFVYPADVIQDHVGAQITSGNQAHQASNLNNNHHNPTPPSEDLRFHGSELVMLYDYKAQAPDDLSVRRGDWVYADMNNQTVDGWLWAYAPKTRKYGFIPKAYARPPAMTSL